In one Euleptes europaea isolate rEulEur1 chromosome 12, rEulEur1.hap1, whole genome shotgun sequence genomic region, the following are encoded:
- the PLCXD2 gene encoding PI-PLC X domain-containing protein 2 has protein sequence MGSLPPALRDLPLSNLAIPGSHDSFSYWVDDKSPVGPDQAKTIKRLAKIPLVKKLMKKWSVTQNLTFKEQLEGGIRYFDLRVSSRPGEAGQEIYFIHGLFGIKVCDGLMEINTFLTHHPTEVVFLDFNHFYAMDNSHHVYLIGRIQEIFGSRLCTKECVENVTLNYLWEKKQQVLIFYHHPIYEEYPVLWQGSKMPAPWANTTNVHKLLQFLDTTLGERSKHGAFHVSQAILTPRVKTIARNLMRGLKNTLVHRNLPRILEWVKSQKPGVMGVNIITSDFVELVDFAASIIALNDLLLKEGKSSE, from the exons GATCACATGACTCCTTCAGCTACTGGGTTGATGACAAATCCCCCGTGGGGCCAGATCAAGCCAAAACCATCAAACGGTTGGCTAAAATTCCTTTAGTAAAGAAGCTAATGAAGAAGTGGTCAGTGACACAAAACCTGACATTCAAGGAGCAGCTTGAAGGTGGAATCCGCTACTTTGACCTTCGTGTATCTTCCAGACCGGGTGAAGCGGGACAGGAGATCTATTTCATACACGGCTTGTTTGGAATCAAAGTGTGCGATGGGCTGATGGAGATCAACACCTTCCTAACACATCACCCCACAGAAGTGGTCTTCCTGGATTTCAACCATTTCTATGCTATGGATAACAGCCATCATGTGTACCTGATCGGCAGGATCCAAGAAATATTTGGATCGAGGCTTTGTACAAAGGAGTGTGTAGAAAATGTGACGTTAAACTACCTCTGGGAAAAGAAACAGCAG GTTCTTATTTTCTACCATCATCCTATCTACGAAGAATACCCTGTTCTGTGGCAAGGGAGTAAAATGCCAGCACCATGGGCAAACACAACCAATGTACATAAACTGTTGCAGTTCTTAGACACCACACTTGGTGAGCGATCAAAACATGGAGCTTTTCACGTTTCACAAGCCATTCTCACTCCAAGGGTCAAAACTATTGCACGGAATCTCATGCGGGGTCTAAAAAACACACTTGTTCACAG gAATCTCCCTCGGATACTGGAATGGGTGAAGTCACAGAAACCAGGCGTCATGGGTGTTAACATAATTACATCAGACTTTGTGGAGTTGGTTGATTTTGCAGCTTCCATAATTGCATTAAACGATCTCTTGTTAAAAGAGGGAAAGAGCTCTGAATAA